One window of Quercus robur chromosome 12, dhQueRobu3.1, whole genome shotgun sequence genomic DNA carries:
- the LOC126710007 gene encoding probable polygalacturonase has product MYSLSLLQTKSPTASSCTMEFWTIPRTTQVTEVVVVLTLLVLLSTNGVESRKARANDYFHYSAISCRTHSASLTDFGGVGDGTTSNTKAFQAAINQLSQYASDGGSQLFVPAGKWLTGSFNLTSHFTLFLHKDAVLLASQEESEWAVIDPLPSYGRGRDTDGGRFISLIFGTNLTDVVITGDNGTIDGQGALWWEKFHNKKLKYTRPYLIEIMYSDKVQISNLTLLNSPSWNVHPVYSSNVLVQGITILAPVNSPNTDGINPDSCTNTRIEDCYIVSGDDCVAVKSGWDEYGIAYGMPTKQLVIRRLTCISPTSAVIALGSEMSGGIQDVRAEDIVAINSESGVRIKTAVGRGGFVKDIYVRGMTMNTMKWAFWMTGNYGSHADNNYDPNALPVIQNVNYRDVIAENVTMAARLEGISGAPFTGICMSNVTIKLAKKAKKVLWNCTDVAGISSAVVPQPCDLLPDQGVGKITSCDFPEESLPIDNVQLQMCGYQRKYF; this is encoded by the exons ATGTACTCACTGTCTCTGCTACAAACCAAAAGCCCCACTGCCTCTTCTTGTACAATGGAGTTCTGGACAATTCCGAGAACAACTCAG GTAACTGAGGTTGTAGTAGTGCTGACTCTCCTAGTTTTACTTAGCACAAATGGTGTTGAAAGTCGAAAAGCTCGGGCTAATGACTACTTTCACTACTCAGCTATAAGTTGTAGAACTCATAGTGCTTCATTGACAGACTTTGGAGGAGTTGGTGATGGAACTACATCAAACACCAAGGCCTTTCAGGCAGCTATCAATCAGTTAAGCCAGTATGCATCTGATGGTGGGTCACAACTCTTTGTTCCAGCAGGAAAATGGTTAACTGGAAGCTTCAATCTCACTAGCCATTTCACACTCTTTCTCCATAAAGATGCAGTTCTTCTTGCTTCTCAG GAGGAGAGTGAATGGGCTGTAATTGATCCACTGCCATCCTATGGTCGAGGAAGGGATACAGATGGTGGAAGGTTCATCAGTCTTATCTTTGGAACCAACCTCACTGATGTTGTAATAACAG gggACAATGGCACTATTGATGGTCAAGGTGCTCTCTGGTGGGAAAAATTCCACAATAAAAAGCTGAAGTACACCCGTCCTTACCTGATTGAAATAATGTACTCTGATAAAGTTCAAATATCCAATCTCACTTTGCTCAATTCTCCATCATGGAACGTCCATCCTGTTTACAGCAG CAATGTCCTTGTTCAAGGCATTACAATTCTTGCACCAGTGAATTCTCCAAATACTGATGGGATCAACCCAG ACTCTTGCACAAATACCAGGATTGAGGACTGTTACATTGTGTCTGGGGATGATTGTGTAGCTGTTAAGAGTGGTTGGGATGAGTATGGTATTGCTTATGGAATGCCTACCAAGCAGCTGGTAATCAGACGGCTTACATGCATTTCTCCAACCAGTGCAGTGATTGCATTGGGCAGTGAGATGTCTGGTGGGATCCAAGATGTAAGGGCTGAAGACATTGTAGCCATCAATTCAGAATCAGGAGTGAGGATCAAAACTGCAGTAGGAAGAGGAGGTTTTGTAAAAGACATATATGTCAGAGGGATGACCATGAACACCATGAAATGGGCCTTTTGGATGACAGGGAATTATGGCTCTCATGCGGATAACAACTATGATCCTAATGCACTTCCTGTAATCCAGAATGTTAATTATCGTGATGTGATTGCCGAGAATGTAACAATGGCAGCAAGATTGGAGGGAATTTCCGGTGCTCCATTTACGGGAATTTGCATGTCTAATGTCACAATTAAACTGGCTAAGAAGGCAAAGAAAGTTCTATGGAACTGTACTGATGTTGCTGGGATTTCAAGTGCTGTGGTTCCTCAGCCATGTGATTTGTTGCCAGACCAAGGAGTAGGGAAGATAACATCATGTGATTTCCCAGAAGAGAGCCTGCCAATCGATAATGTTCAACTTCAGATGTGTGGTTACCAGAGGAAGTATTTTTGA
- the LOC126708127 gene encoding protein FAR1-RELATED SEQUENCE 5-like yields the protein MECEELYDALDNSRPSEQELPHEDFGDCELKSKPYVGMQFDSLDDVETFYKEFAKKEGFGICIRTSKKAPRSDDVTSRIYVCCSEGQRKTKNALDNGLSRDDENKARRSCLSLRTGCEVMLRVMKNKKLQNWVVKGFDNNHNHGIISPKSVSYL from the coding sequence atggaatgtgaagagttatATGATGCCCTAGACAATTCGAGACCATCAGAACAAGAGTTACCGCATGAAGATTTTGGTGATTGTGAGTTGAAATCCAAGCCATATGTCGGAATGCAATTTGACTCCCTTGATGATGTTGAAACTTTTTACAAAGAATTTGCCAAAAAAGAAGGTTTTGGAATCTGTATCCGTACGAGTAAAAAAGCACCCAGAAGTGATGATGTAACAAGTCGTATTTATGTATGTTGTAGTGAAGGGCAGcgcaaaacaaaaaatgcattAGACAATGGTTTGAGTAGAGATGATGAAAACAAGGCCCGTAGAAGTTGCTTAAGTCTTAGAACTGGATGTGAAGTAATGCTTAGGGTCATGAAGAATAAGAAGTTGCAGAATTGGGTTGTGAAGGGATTTGACAACAACCACAATCATGGTATTATTAGTCCAAAGAGTGTGTCATACCTCTGA
- the LOC126710008 gene encoding mitogen-activated protein kinase homolog MMK2-like translates to MATHRDSSSGAASSGDNKIKRVLTHGGRYVQYNVYGNLFEVSSKYVPPIRPIGRGAYGIVCAAVNSETHEEVAIKKIGNAFDNIIDAKRTLREIKLLCHMDHENVISMKDLIRPPKKETFNDVYIVYELMDTDLHHIIRSDQPLTDDHCQYFLYQLLRGLKYVHSANVLHRDLKPSNLLLNANCDLKIGDFGLARTTSETDFMTEYVVTRWYRAPELLLNCSEYTAAIDVWSVGCILGEIMTREPLFPGKDYVHQLRLITELLGSPDDASLGFLRSDNARRYVRQLPQCRKQQLSARFPSMSPGALDLLEKMLVFDPTKRITVEEALCHPYLSSLHDTSDEPVSARSFSFDFEHPTCNEEQIKELIWRESVKFNPDPTY, encoded by the exons ATGGCTACCCACAGGGACTCAAGCTCTGGTGCTGCTTCTTCAGGGGACAATAAAATCAAAAGGGTGCTCACTCATGGTGGTAGATATGTGCAGTACAATGTGTACGGGAACTTGTTTGAGGTCTCTTCAAAGTACGTGCCTCCCATTCGCCCAATTGGTAGAGGTGCTTATGGTATTGTCTG TGCTGCTGTGAATTCAGAAACACATGAGGAGGTTGCCATAAAGAAGATTGGTAATGCATTTGACAACATAATAGATGCCAAAAGGACGTTGAGAGAAATCAAGCTTCTCTGCCACATGGACCATGAAAAC GTTATTTCCATGAAGGATCTCATACGACCACCAAAGAAGGAGACCTTCAATGATGTGTACATTGTTTATGAACTGATGGACACTGATCTTCATCATATTATTCGTTCTGACCAACCACTGACAGATGATCATTGTCAG TACTTCTTGTATCAGCTGTTACGAGGACTGAAATATGTACACTCAGCCAATGTTCTGCACCGTGATCTTAAGCCCAGTAATTTGCTTCTGAATGCTAATTGTGACCTTAAAATTGGAGACTTTGGATTGGCAAGGACGACTTCTGAGACAGATTTTATGACTGAATATGTTGTCACTCGTTGGTACCGAGCACCAGAGTTGCTTCTTAATTGTTCAGAGTACACTGCTGCAATTGATGTATGGTCCGTAGGTTGCATACTTGGTGAAATTATGACTAGAGAACCTCTGTTCCCTGGGAAAGATTATGTTCATCAGCTGAGGCTTATCACGGAG TTACTAGGTTCACCTGATGATGCTAGCCTTGGATTTCTCCGAAGTGATAATGCTCGAAGATATGTTAGACAGCTTCCACAATGCCGGAAGCAACAACTTTCTGCTAGATTCCCTAGTATGTCTCCTGGGGCTTTAGATCTTCTAGAGAAAATGCTTGTCTTTGATCCCACCAAACGGATTACAG TTGAAGAGGCACTTTGTCACCCATACTTGTCATCTCTCCATGATACGAGTGATGAGCCTGTCTCTGCCAGGTCGttcagttttgattttgagCATCCAACATGTAATGAAGAACAAATCAAAGAGCTCATCTGGAGGGAGTCAGTGAAGTTTAATCCGGACCCAACCTATTAG